In the genome of Bacteroidota bacterium, one region contains:
- a CDS encoding AMP-binding protein has product MKTEKSTIHYFLKNCKIFPDRTAVFVDDREYTYNELLIIVSNIRSELIMTQNNKKLIGILTERNIYTYASLLAIFSLGIAFVPLNGEDPVERLAEIVSDSEIDTILVSKSNKKNVEIEASNKKVKSIETSLINDAKIIDAIPAIEENSLAYMIFTSGSTGKPKGVPIYNKNLNSFLSFMTDKKNYQLNEDDRFLEMFELTFDAFLISIVTALSIGASFYVVPLEGVYYFNIYNLMEEKKITFANVVPSLVTYLKPYFSELDLPHLKYFLSGGEALSDELMSEWSKCMPNGAIENVYGPTESTIFCTSYKWHPSETKKEIYNGLMPIGKSLDNSFVLIIDEENNVLPDGEKGEMLLCGELVTNHYWKDDKKTMESFIQIEYDDKLINGYKSGDIGFVNENKNLVFVGRVDEQVKIDGYRVELGEVESRVKNISNLQKIAVITKTNEMDNLSIHLFIEDYKNDISTLSENLAKKMPSYMLPSEIHNIDKIPITANGKNDKKKLKKLLEKI; this is encoded by the coding sequence ATGAAAACAGAAAAATCAACTATCCATTATTTCCTGAAAAATTGCAAAATATTCCCGGATAGAACAGCAGTTTTTGTTGATGACAGGGAATATACTTACAATGAACTGTTAATAATAGTAAGCAATATTCGATCAGAACTAATAATGACCCAAAACAACAAGAAACTGATAGGAATATTAACTGAGCGAAACATATATACCTATGCCTCATTGTTGGCAATTTTTTCACTTGGTATAGCTTTTGTTCCCTTGAATGGAGAAGATCCTGTTGAGCGACTTGCAGAAATAGTTTCCGATTCTGAAATAGATACAATTCTTGTAAGTAAGTCGAACAAAAAAAATGTTGAAATTGAAGCAAGCAATAAAAAAGTTAAGTCAATCGAAACTTCTTTAATAAATGATGCAAAAATTATTGATGCAATTCCTGCAATTGAAGAAAACAGTTTGGCTTACATGATTTTTACATCAGGAAGTACCGGAAAACCAAAAGGAGTTCCAATTTATAACAAAAATCTGAATTCCTTCCTTTCGTTTATGACTGATAAAAAGAATTATCAACTAAACGAGGATGATAGATTTTTGGAAATGTTTGAATTAACATTTGACGCTTTCTTGATAAGTATAGTTACAGCCCTTTCAATTGGAGCTTCATTTTATGTTGTTCCTCTCGAAGGAGTATATTATTTCAACATTTACAATCTTATGGAAGAAAAAAAGATCACATTTGCAAATGTTGTCCCTTCATTAGTAACATATCTCAAACCATATTTTTCTGAATTGGATTTACCTCATTTAAAGTACTTCTTGTCGGGAGGTGAAGCTCTATCGGACGAATTGATGTCGGAATGGTCTAAGTGCATGCCAAATGGGGCAATTGAAAATGTTTACGGACCTACCGAATCTACTATCTTTTGCACAAGCTATAAATGGCATCCAAGCGAAACAAAAAAGGAAATATATAATGGATTAATGCCAATTGGTAAATCTTTAGACAACTCATTTGTTTTAATAATTGATGAAGAAAACAATGTTTTACCAGACGGTGAAAAAGGCGAAATGCTTTTATGTGGAGAATTAGTTACAAATCATTATTGGAAAGATGATAAAAAAACTATGGAATCATTCATACAAATTGAATATGACGATAAATTAATTAATGGATATAAATCTGGTGATATAGGCTTTGTTAATGAAAATAAAAATTTAGTTTTTGTAGGGAGAGTTGACGAACAAGTAAAAATTGATGGTTATAGAGTAGAACTCGGAGAGGTAGAATCAAGAGTAAAAAATATTAGCAATCTTCAAAAAATAGCTGTGATTACAAAAACCAATGAAATGGATAACTTATCAATCCATCTTTTTATTGAGGATTACAAAAATGATATTTCAACCTTATCTGAAAATCTTGCAAAGAAAATGCCATCATATATGCTTCCTTCAGAAATACATAATATAGATAAGATTCCAATAACCGCGAATGGAAAAAATGATAAGAAAAAACTTAAGAAATTATTAGAAAAAATTTAA
- a CDS encoding FtsX-like permease family protein produces the protein MIVGSFKNIIRIIIRQKFYALLNIFGLAISIASFVLISLYIFDELSYDKHHQNYEKIFRIAGEYNFDGVGEKPSSQPFPLGPILKKEYPDLIKEYVRFFNFQLPKVIIQYDRMKEIEDRLFFVDSTVFSIFNIEFLSGKGEKSLDDPFSMIITESMAKKYFGDIDPIDETIIVDNYYKYTVRSVIKDPPTQSHFRYDFLVSMSSARYMYRGKLPTTWVWNPCWTYVLLNNNVAEEDLESQFPNFIRKYFEDAEKDNISLNLQNISLIHLNSHLDYEIEPNSYAIYIYILGLIALFLLIIACINFMNLATASSAHRAKEIGVKKVVGAYRSQLIFQFIFEAVIISFAAIFIAILMVELLLPYYNDFLNKDFRISILLETRNLIPLISLGFLIGIVSGIYPAFYLSTFQPANVLKGKLINEVKTGFTRKLLVIVQFTISIALIIGTIMIFKQLNFMRSANLGFRKENIVILPIYKSNLILEYSKFKSKLLEVPNIMHVTAMNDIIGRDHNTHEFRPEGTPEDEWQFYPALAVRHDFVKTFDIEIVEGRDYDEKFEKDDYKAIIINEAMVGHLGWGSNKNAIGKTFQSMLGKEKVIGVFRNFNETSLHNSIEPFVLDLIPKEYKNNAMTRYIAIRFQTDDNQKALKEVKKLWYKFVAHRPFEYFFLDKELDDQYVGEEKLGKLSGILSILVLIISSIGLFGLTSFFTEKRTKEVGIRKVLGASKNDIIKELSKEFIILIIIANSLAIPLGYLMIKNWFQEFAFQTSIEWWIFVIAGTIAILITLLISSYKANNVSKTKPVDTLKYE, from the coding sequence ATGATAGTTGGAAGTTTTAAAAATATAATAAGAATAATAATTAGACAAAAATTCTATGCCTTGCTAAACATTTTTGGTTTAGCAATCAGTATTGCGAGTTTTGTATTAATATCCTTGTATATTTTCGATGAATTGAGCTATGATAAACATCACCAGAATTATGAAAAAATATTCAGAATTGCTGGAGAATATAATTTTGATGGAGTTGGAGAAAAACCTTCAAGTCAGCCATTTCCATTAGGTCCTATCTTAAAAAAAGAGTATCCCGATTTGATAAAAGAGTACGTTAGATTTTTCAATTTTCAGCTTCCTAAAGTCATTATACAATATGACAGAATGAAAGAAATTGAAGACAGACTATTTTTTGTAGATTCTACGGTTTTCAGCATATTCAATATAGAATTTTTAAGCGGCAAAGGCGAAAAATCTTTAGACGATCCGTTTTCGATGATTATTACCGAAAGTATGGCAAAAAAATATTTTGGTGATATAGACCCTATAGACGAAACAATTATTGTTGATAATTACTATAAATATACCGTAAGGAGTGTGATAAAAGACCCTCCTACCCAATCGCATTTTCGCTACGATTTTTTGGTTTCAATGTCGTCTGCACGATACATGTATAGAGGCAAATTGCCAACAACTTGGGTGTGGAATCCTTGTTGGACCTATGTTCTTTTGAACAACAATGTAGCAGAAGAAGACTTGGAAAGTCAGTTTCCAAACTTCATTAGAAAATACTTTGAAGATGCAGAGAAAGACAATATTTCACTCAATCTGCAAAACATTTCGCTTATTCACTTAAATTCACATCTCGACTATGAAATTGAACCAAACAGCTATGCAATTTATATATACATTTTAGGATTAATTGCACTTTTTTTACTGATAATTGCTTGTATTAATTTCATGAATCTTGCCACTGCCTCTTCTGCCCACCGTGCCAAAGAAATTGGAGTAAAAAAGGTTGTAGGAGCCTACCGTTCACAATTGATTTTTCAATTTATTTTTGAAGCTGTGATTATCAGTTTTGCTGCAATCTTTATCGCCATTTTGATGGTAGAATTACTATTACCGTATTACAACGATTTTCTAAATAAAGATTTCAGAATAAGCATTTTGCTCGAAACCAGGAATTTAATCCCATTAATTTCATTAGGATTTTTAATTGGAATAGTTTCAGGAATTTATCCGGCATTTTATCTTTCTACTTTTCAGCCAGCAAATGTTCTAAAAGGAAAACTTATAAATGAAGTAAAAACAGGATTTACTCGTAAACTTTTAGTAATAGTTCAATTTACTATTTCAATAGCCTTAATAATTGGAACAATAATGATTTTCAAACAATTGAATTTCATGCGTTCAGCAAATTTAGGTTTTCGAAAAGAAAATATAGTTATCCTTCCAATTTACAAAAGCAATCTGATTTTGGAATATTCAAAATTCAAATCAAAGCTCCTGGAAGTACCGAACATAATGCACGTTACAGCCATGAACGACATTATTGGAAGAGATCATAATACTCACGAATTCAGGCCAGAAGGCACACCGGAAGACGAATGGCAGTTTTATCCGGCTCTTGCTGTCCGACACGATTTTGTAAAAACATTCGACATAGAAATAGTGGAAGGGAGAGACTACGATGAGAAGTTTGAAAAGGACGATTATAAAGCAATTATAATAAATGAAGCGATGGTAGGACATCTTGGATGGGGAAGCAATAAAAATGCCATTGGGAAAACTTTTCAATCCATGCTTGGAAAGGAGAAAGTGATAGGAGTTTTTAGAAATTTCAACGAAACTTCTTTACATAATTCAATAGAACCTTTCGTTTTAGACCTTATTCCGAAAGAATATAAAAACAATGCAATGACCAGATATATCGCCATCAGATTTCAAACAGACGACAATCAGAAAGCACTTAAAGAGGTGAAAAAACTTTGGTATAAGTTTGTGGCTCACAGACCTTTTGAGTATTTTTTCTTAGACAAAGAATTAGATGACCAATATGTTGGTGAAGAAAAACTTGGCAAACTGTCTGGAATACTTTCAATTTTGGTTTTAATAATTTCAAGTATAGGACTATTTGGGTTAACCTCCTTTTTTACTGAAAAACGCACAAAAGAAGTGGGAATACGAAAAGTTCTCGGTGCATCGAAAAATGATATTATTAAAGAATTATCAAAAGAATTTATCATTTTGATAATTATTGCAAATTCTCTGGCAATTCCTTTAGGATATTTAATGATAAAAAATTGGTTTCAGGAATTTGCATTTCAAACAAGCATCGAATGGTGGATTTTTGTCATTGCAGGAACCATCGCTATTCTGATTACTCTGCTTATCTCAAGCTACAAAGCCAACAATGTTTCAAAAACCAAACCTGTTGATACTTTGAAATATGAATAG
- a CDS encoding insulinase family protein, whose amino-acid sequence MKKIIGLFCFKLIIISSLVLSQNFVSAQNRDVKTNVIQYVMPNGLTIILNEDHTKSEIFGLVVTKAGGKDDPADATGMAHYMEHMLFKGTEQLGTTNWEEEKPYIENIFALYDRLGETKDDEVRAAIQKQINEESVKANEFAIPNELSGIIKGIGGTGMNANTSPDRTVFFNTFPSNQLEKWLEIYNHRFENAVFRSFQAELEVVYEEKNLYSDMFQTRLLEKFQLHFFKNHPYGQQTLIGTIDDLKNPSLTKMYDFYKTYYVANNMALVLSGDFNPAEARKLIERKFGKWQSGNIPERIVYHEEPFKGREFVQMKLSPIKIGMLGFRTVPAGHQDEIALQVCNQILSNPNQTGLLDKLSLDNKLLAAMTIPIPYYDHGATVIFIVPKIVGQKLENAEDLVMNEIKKLRNGEFDDWIIPAVKQSLYVEHSLSMEDNDSRAIQFAESFAQGRKVETVLEFTKRLDRIAREDIIEVAQKYYGDNYLAFYSKMGFPKKEKIEKPDYQAIPSKNEVKSNFAQKLELIPTKTPKQSYFYFEEDVQHKEISNGVNLFYTKNPVNDIFSATIKYGIGNEKLPMLKYASEIMNYAGTKKHSVSELKNEFAKIGCNYYISSDDSYLTISVEGLEKNFKSAIILINDLINSPVLEEDKLKILYDGEKTNRKMERSEPDNVADALFEFVRFKSKSQYLDRLSLKEIKNLDTKTLKKAFKNATNFESKIHIVAQEDVNLVHQIVQNSFAPNKNIAISESPIVRDSEVHKENTIYFVNKKSATQSKVYFFGNGKVFQKEKEADIDAFNLYFGGGFSGIVLQEIREYRSLAYSAGSRYTIPVLEGKPSNFIGYVGTQADKTNEAIDVFYELIKNMPEKPERIEMVKPYLIQKLSTDQPGFRDLSQKIESWKLKGYTEDPAKLKSKMYEQLEFESIIQFYIENIQNIPIVIAIVGNEKQIDLKRIEAYGKIVKIKEKDLFLK is encoded by the coding sequence ATGAAAAAAATTATCGGTTTATTCTGTTTTAAACTCATTATAATCTCATCATTAGTTTTATCGCAAAATTTTGTGTCTGCACAAAATAGGGATGTAAAAACCAATGTTATTCAATACGTTATGCCAAATGGCCTCACGATAATATTAAATGAAGACCACACCAAATCAGAGATATTTGGGCTTGTTGTAACAAAAGCCGGTGGGAAAGACGATCCTGCCGATGCTACAGGAATGGCTCATTATATGGAACATATGTTGTTTAAAGGCACCGAACAACTCGGAACTACAAACTGGGAAGAGGAAAAACCATATATCGAAAATATTTTCGCATTGTACGACCGTCTTGGAGAAACGAAAGATGATGAAGTTCGTGCAGCCATTCAGAAACAAATAAACGAAGAGTCTGTCAAAGCCAACGAATTTGCAATTCCAAACGAATTGTCAGGCATAATTAAAGGAATTGGCGGAACCGGAATGAATGCAAATACAAGTCCCGACCGAACTGTTTTTTTCAATACTTTCCCATCAAATCAATTAGAAAAATGGTTAGAGATTTATAACCATAGATTTGAGAATGCCGTTTTTAGGTCTTTTCAGGCAGAGCTCGAAGTTGTGTATGAAGAAAAAAATCTATACTCCGATATGTTTCAAACTCGATTGTTAGAGAAGTTTCAGTTACATTTTTTCAAAAATCATCCCTATGGACAGCAAACCCTTATTGGGACTATTGATGATTTAAAAAATCCATCGCTAACAAAAATGTATGATTTTTATAAAACATACTATGTAGCAAATAATATGGCTTTAGTTCTTTCAGGAGATTTTAATCCGGCTGAAGCCCGAAAACTGATTGAAAGAAAATTTGGCAAATGGCAAAGCGGAAATATTCCGGAACGAATTGTTTATCACGAAGAACCTTTCAAAGGGCGTGAGTTTGTTCAAATGAAATTGAGCCCGATAAAAATAGGAATGCTTGGCTTCAGAACTGTTCCGGCCGGGCATCAAGACGAAATTGCACTACAAGTTTGTAATCAGATTTTATCTAATCCGAATCAAACCGGATTGTTAGACAAACTGTCGTTAGATAATAAACTTTTGGCAGCAATGACAATCCCTATTCCTTACTACGATCATGGGGCTACTGTGATTTTTATAGTGCCAAAAATTGTTGGACAAAAGCTTGAAAATGCAGAAGACTTAGTTATGAACGAAATAAAAAAGCTAAGAAATGGAGAATTTGATGACTGGATTATTCCTGCCGTGAAACAAAGCTTATATGTTGAACATTCGCTTTCTATGGAAGACAACGATAGTAGAGCTATACAATTTGCCGAAAGTTTTGCTCAAGGCAGAAAAGTTGAAACGGTTCTGGAATTTACAAAACGTCTTGACAGAATTGCAAGGGAAGATATTATAGAAGTTGCTCAGAAATATTATGGCGACAACTATCTTGCTTTTTATTCAAAAATGGGTTTTCCAAAAAAGGAAAAAATTGAAAAACCGGATTATCAGGCTATTCCTTCAAAAAATGAAGTAAAATCTAATTTTGCCCAAAAACTTGAATTAATTCCTACAAAAACCCCAAAACAATCTTATTTCTATTTCGAGGAAGATGTTCAGCATAAAGAGATATCAAATGGTGTGAATTTATTTTACACAAAAAATCCTGTGAATGATATTTTTTCAGCGACAATTAAATATGGTATTGGAAATGAGAAACTTCCTATGTTGAAGTATGCTTCGGAAATTATGAATTATGCCGGAACAAAAAAACATTCGGTATCGGAACTGAAAAATGAATTTGCCAAAATCGGTTGCAACTACTACATATCAAGCGACGATAGTTACTTGACAATCAGCGTAGAAGGATTAGAGAAGAACTTTAAATCAGCCATAATTTTAATCAATGATTTGATAAACAGCCCTGTTCTCGAAGAAGATAAGCTAAAAATATTGTACGATGGCGAAAAAACAAATAGAAAAATGGAACGCTCCGAACCTGATAATGTAGCCGATGCACTTTTCGAATTTGTTCGTTTCAAATCTAAATCCCAATATCTTGACAGACTTTCGTTGAAAGAAATAAAAAATCTTGACACAAAAACTTTAAAAAAAGCTTTTAAAAACGCAACGAATTTCGAATCAAAAATTCATATAGTTGCTCAAGAAGATGTAAATTTAGTGCATCAGATTGTTCAAAACTCATTTGCCCCTAACAAAAATATTGCGATTAGCGAATCTCCAATTGTTAGGGATTCGGAAGTTCATAAAGAGAACACAATCTATTTTGTAAACAAAAAGAGTGCAACACAAAGCAAAGTCTATTTTTTCGGTAATGGCAAGGTTTTTCAGAAAGAAAAAGAAGCAGATATTGATGCTTTCAATTTGTATTTTGGAGGAGGATTTTCAGGAATTGTTTTACAGGAAATTCGAGAATATCGTTCGTTGGCTTACAGTGCCGGCTCGCGTTACACTATCCCTGTTTTGGAAGGTAAGCCATCAAATTTTATTGGATATGTTGGCACACAAGCCGATAAAACAAACGAAGCAATTGATGTTTTTTACGAACTAATTAAAAATATGCCAGAAAAGCCGGAAAGAATTGAAATGGTTAAACCATATTTAATTCAGAAACTTTCGACTGACCAACCTGGCTTTAGAGACCTTAGTCAAAAAATAGAAAGCTGGAAACTCAAAGGTTATACCGAAGATCCCGCAAAATTGAAATCGAAAATGTATGAACAATTAGAATTTGAATCAATAATTCAATTCTATATCGAGAACATTCAAAACATTCCTATTGTAATAGCAATTGTTGGAAACGAAAAGCAAATTGATTTAAAAAGAATTGAAGCTTACGGGAAAATTGTTAAAATTAAAGAGAAGGACTTGTTTTTAAAATAG
- a CDS encoding bifunctional methionine sulfoxide reductase B/A protein: protein MTRNSKNELTDNEKRIIINKGTEMPFTGKYNNFKEKGTYICKQCGSSLYNSTDKFSSNCGWPSFDDEIENAVKRIPDSDGKRTEIVCAECDAHLGHVFLNEGFTQNNMRHCVNSISLDFVPEKEKFKTAIFAGGCFWGVEHFFKKQKGVISVESGYIGGSIEDPNYEIICTGMSGHAEAVQVVFDPSLTNFEILASFFFEIHDPSQLNYQGPDFGEQYRSEVFYTNENQKNIANKLIKILQNNGYNVVTKVTPAAEFYVAEDYHQNYYERNGALPYCHVYTKRF from the coding sequence ATGACTCGAAATAGTAAAAATGAATTAACAGATAACGAAAAACGAATAATTATTAATAAAGGAACGGAGATGCCTTTTACAGGAAAGTATAATAATTTTAAAGAAAAAGGAACATATATTTGCAAACAATGCGGCAGCTCTTTGTATAATTCTACAGATAAATTTTCATCGAATTGTGGCTGGCCAAGCTTCGATGATGAAATAGAAAATGCTGTAAAAAGAATTCCCGATTCGGACGGAAAACGCACAGAAATTGTTTGTGCAGAATGCGATGCACATCTCGGGCATGTTTTTCTTAACGAGGGATTTACACAAAATAATATGCGTCATTGTGTAAATTCAATATCCTTAGATTTCGTACCTGAGAAAGAAAAATTTAAGACAGCAATATTTGCTGGAGGATGTTTCTGGGGTGTAGAACATTTTTTCAAAAAACAAAAAGGCGTAATTTCGGTTGAATCAGGATATATTGGTGGAAGTATAGAAGATCCAAATTACGAAATTATATGCACAGGAATGAGTGGACATGCCGAAGCAGTGCAAGTTGTTTTCGATCCTTCATTGACAAATTTTGAAATTCTTGCGAGCTTTTTCTTTGAAATTCATGATCCTAGCCAGTTGAATTATCAAGGGCCTGATTTTGGTGAACAGTATCGTTCAGAGGTTTTCTATACTAACGAAAATCAAAAAAATATTGCCAATAAGCTTATAAAAATCTTGCAAAATAATGGATACAATGTTGTTACTAAAGTAACACCGGCAGCGGAATTTTATGTAGCCGAAGACTATCATCAAAATTATTATGAAAGAAATGGAGCATTGCCTTATTGCCATGTTTATACCAAGCGATTTTGA
- a CDS encoding MBOAT family protein, with protein MLFNSLDFLMFFPIVFILFYALPHKLRMILLLAASYYFYMCWKAEYIILILVSTIIDYWAGLQMGKIPEKKKRRKYLYLSLIVNLGILFGFKYFNLFNDATRAVFESFDLFYGIGEFDALLPVGISFYTFQTLSYSIDIYNGSGQVERNPVRFGLYVAFFPQLVAGPIERSTRLLPQFYKKVKFERNRVVSGVKLMVWGFFKKVVIADTLSLYVGKVFMNPDSFEGWHIIVASILLYIQVYNDLSGYTDIARGAARVLGYDLMKNFNFPLFSRSFYDFWKRWHISLTTWFRDYLYIPLGGSRVVKWRWYYNIFIVFVISGLWHGANWTFVIWGVLHGLFQLIEIMTDKSRHKLFKRIGLSKIPGLQKVLGIITTLLLVSFATLFFGAANLNDSFILMGNAVRGLSFSAFWQDFLSDYNLQMSFILVAFLFIIEHMQANYNIIKVVAQKPIVIRWAVYVLLLVAIFNLGEFGEKEFIYFQF; from the coding sequence ATGCTATTTAATTCGCTCGATTTCCTGATGTTCTTTCCAATAGTATTTATACTATTTTATGCCTTGCCTCACAAGCTGAGAATGATATTGTTGCTGGCTGCAAGTTACTATTTCTATATGTGCTGGAAGGCAGAATATATAATTCTAATACTTGTTTCAACAATAATTGACTATTGGGCAGGCTTGCAAATGGGTAAAATTCCTGAGAAGAAAAAAAGAAGGAAATATTTATACCTAAGTTTAATTGTTAACCTTGGAATACTTTTTGGATTTAAGTATTTCAATTTATTCAACGATGCCACTCGGGCAGTATTTGAAAGTTTCGATTTGTTCTATGGAATTGGCGAGTTCGATGCTTTACTGCCGGTAGGGATTTCCTTCTATACTTTTCAAACCCTTAGCTATTCTATTGATATATATAATGGTAGCGGTCAGGTTGAAAGGAATCCGGTGCGCTTTGGATTATATGTAGCATTCTTTCCGCAGTTAGTTGCAGGACCAATAGAACGTTCCACAAGATTGTTACCTCAATTCTACAAAAAAGTAAAGTTTGAAAGAAATCGGGTTGTTAGTGGAGTAAAGCTAATGGTTTGGGGATTTTTCAAAAAAGTTGTTATTGCTGATACTCTTTCCCTATATGTTGGTAAAGTATTTATGAATCCAGACAGTTTTGAAGGTTGGCATATTATTGTAGCTTCAATTTTGCTATATATACAAGTTTATAATGACTTATCAGGTTATACCGATATTGCCAGAGGAGCTGCACGTGTTTTGGGCTACGACCTGATGAAAAACTTTAACTTTCCTCTTTTTTCACGCTCATTTTACGATTTCTGGAAACGATGGCATATCTCTTTAACAACATGGTTCAGAGATTATTTGTATATTCCATTAGGTGGAAGCAGGGTTGTGAAATGGCGATGGTATTATAATATTTTCATCGTTTTTGTAATCAGTGGTCTTTGGCATGGAGCCAACTGGACATTTGTAATATGGGGAGTATTGCACGGACTATTCCAGCTAATTGAAATTATGACTGATAAAAGCAGACATAAATTATTTAAACGGATAGGGCTTTCGAAAATTCCAGGATTGCAAAAAGTATTAGGAATTATCACAACCTTATTACTAGTAAGCTTTGCTACATTATTCTTTGGTGCAGCCAACCTTAACGATTCATTTATTTTAATGGGGAATGCGGTACGGGGACTAAGTTTTAGTGCATTTTGGCAAGATTTCCTAAGTGATTATAATTTGCAGATGAGTTTCATTCTGGTTGCTTTCTTGTTCATTATTGAACATATGCAGGCAAATTATAACATAATTAAAGTTGTAGCTCAAAAACCAATTGTTATCAGATGGGCAGTATATGTTCTACTTTTGGTTGCAATATTTAATCTCGGTGAATTTGGAGAAAAAGAGTTTATTTATTTTCAGTTTTAA